In Elusimicrobium sp. An273, a genomic segment contains:
- a CDS encoding desulfoferrodoxin has product MTKVNEIYKCSVCGNMVEVVHAGGGELVCCGKPMQLQNPGTTDGATEKHVPVIEKIEGGYRVKVGSVAHPMLDAHYIEWIELICEECGKVQRKYLKPGDAPEAVFETKAEKVTAREYCNLHGLWQKEN; this is encoded by the coding sequence ATGACGAAAGTAAACGAAATTTATAAATGCTCTGTATGCGGAAACATGGTGGAAGTTGTACACGCCGGCGGGGGGGAACTGGTCTGCTGCGGCAAGCCGATGCAACTGCAAAACCCCGGCACCACCGACGGAGCAACCGAAAAACACGTACCGGTAATTGAAAAAATTGAAGGGGGGTATCGTGTTAAAGTAGGCAGTGTGGCGCACCCGATGCTGGACGCCCATTATATTGAATGGATTGAGCTGATTTGCGAAGAATGCGGCAAAGTGCAGCGCAAATACTTAAAACCCGGCGACGCGCCGGAAGCGGTATTTGAAACCAAGGCGGAAAAAGTAACCGCGCGGGAATACTGCAATTTGCACGGTTTGTGGCAGAAAGAAAATTAA
- the tpx gene encoding thiol peroxidase: protein MNTPKITFNGLAVSLSGHTLQIGDKAPSFQLVGNSLEPVSSDRFAGRVLVISCVPSLDTPVCSLETRRFNQEAAALPGDVTILTVSRDLPFAQARWCAANGIKQVLTASDYRNFGFAQDYGVLLEDLGLLTRAVFIVDKQGIIRYIQFVPEVTQEPDYKEVLAEIQKVL, encoded by the coding sequence ATGAATACACCCAAGATTACGTTTAATGGCCTAGCCGTTTCACTAAGTGGACATACGCTTCAAATCGGCGACAAAGCCCCCTCTTTCCAATTGGTGGGCAACTCGCTGGAGCCGGTCAGCTCTGACAGGTTTGCCGGGCGGGTATTGGTTATTTCGTGCGTGCCTTCGTTAGATACGCCGGTATGCAGTCTGGAAACCCGCCGTTTTAATCAGGAAGCGGCCGCTTTGCCGGGGGACGTAACCATTTTAACCGTCAGCCGGGATTTGCCGTTTGCGCAGGCCCGGTGGTGCGCCGCCAACGGAATTAAGCAGGTGCTTACCGCCTCGGATTACCGCAATTTTGGCTTTGCGCAAGACTACGGGGTACTGTTGGAAGATTTAGGGTTGTTAACGCGCGCCGTTTTTATAGTGGACAAACAAGGTATAATAAGATATATCCAGTTTGTTCCTGAAGTGACGCAAGAACCGGATTACAAAGAAGTGCTTGCTGAAATACAAAAAGTACTGTAA
- the dnaA gene encoding chromosomal replication initiator protein DnaA, with product MENLQAYPQLIPVFQDIENIIGKDPYDMWLRPAQFIYEGNTLTITLPNQFWGKTIRERYETIITDAFLKHLGAEITVVYAVSAQAAAPAVNSAEDVIPAAPAPAPVIKKNPFPSRLNSSYTFDNFIESPSNRFAYKAAEAVVHKLGNRENNPLVIYSAPGLGKTHLLHAIGNQILKENPDARVLYMSGEEFVSEYIEALQNKSSESFRKKYRSLDCFLMDDIQFVAGKSASEIEFFYTFNALFESRKQIVLSSDRTPQQLDLDERLSSRLLSGIIAEVKRPNLETRIAILRQKRDSINFDIGDDVLSFIAEGIQTNIRELEGSLFRLVAYCSMHGVTPTIAIAKELLADILTNETDLNINVNVIKKIVGKHFNIRMEDFNSKRKTQSIAWPRQIAMYLTTELTDLSLPEIGREFNRDHSTVVHARDVVKEKIEQDPFFAAEINQIIMDIKAVDKK from the coding sequence GTGGAGAATTTACAAGCTTACCCCCAGTTGATTCCCGTTTTTCAGGATATAGAAAATATTATAGGAAAAGATCCGTACGACATGTGGTTGCGTCCTGCCCAATTTATCTATGAAGGCAACACGCTGACCATTACCCTTCCCAACCAATTTTGGGGGAAAACCATTCGGGAACGCTACGAAACGATTATTACAGACGCTTTTTTGAAACATTTAGGAGCGGAAATTACAGTCGTGTATGCGGTCTCTGCGCAAGCGGCGGCTCCGGCCGTCAACTCGGCAGAAGACGTCATCCCGGCCGCTCCCGCACCGGCGCCTGTTATTAAAAAAAATCCGTTTCCCTCGCGCTTAAATTCCTCGTATACCTTTGATAATTTTATTGAATCCCCTTCCAACCGCTTTGCTTATAAAGCGGCCGAAGCGGTAGTGCACAAACTGGGTAACCGTGAAAATAACCCGCTGGTAATTTATTCCGCCCCCGGGCTCGGAAAAACCCACCTGCTGCACGCCATCGGAAACCAAATTTTAAAAGAAAATCCCGATGCGCGCGTCTTGTATATGTCCGGCGAGGAATTCGTCAGCGAATATATTGAAGCGCTGCAAAATAAATCATCGGAAAGCTTCCGCAAAAAATACCGTTCGCTGGATTGTTTTTTAATGGACGATATTCAGTTTGTGGCCGGAAAATCCGCCAGTGAAATTGAATTTTTCTATACCTTTAACGCGCTGTTTGAAAGCCGAAAACAAATTGTGCTTTCCTCCGACCGCACCCCGCAGCAACTGGACTTGGACGAGCGTTTGTCCTCCCGTTTGCTCTCCGGCATTATTGCGGAGGTGAAGCGCCCTAATTTAGAAACCCGCATTGCCATTCTGCGCCAAAAACGCGATTCCATTAATTTTGATATTGGCGATGATGTCCTTTCGTTTATTGCAGAAGGCATTCAAACCAATATCCGCGAATTGGAAGGCTCGCTGTTTAGGCTGGTAGCGTATTGCAGCATGCACGGCGTTACGCCCACTATTGCCATTGCCAAAGAACTGCTGGCGGATATTTTAACCAACGAAACGGATTTAAACATTAACGTAAACGTAATTAAAAAGATCGTCGGCAAACATTTTAATATCCGCATGGAAGATTTCAATTCCAAACGTAAAACCCAGTCCATTGCCTGGCCGCGGCAGATTGCCATGTACTTAACCACAGAACTGACGGATTTGTCGCTGCCGGAAATCGGGCGGGAATTTAACCGCGACCACAGCACCGTCGTACACGCAAGAGACGTAGTGAAAGAAAAAATAGAGCAGGATCCGTTTTTTGCGGCCGAAATCAATCAAATTATTATGGATATTAAAGCTGTGGATAAAAAATAA
- the dnaN gene encoding DNA polymerase III subunit beta, translating into MKINITKDTLLEGIQIVSAGVSSRTTLPILHNFLMEAQGGKLKLVRTDMEMATIHYVNAEVEEEGSITVPIKEFSDIIKNLPDDKEINLYSDENNKFHIKSGKSKFWVIGTPKSEYPAIPEVERANSVSLDPLLLQQMIEKTAFSASTQETRYILNGLLWNNTAEKFEIVATDGGRLAVASHEALPGSQEFKIIIPTKVLTELCRYITIAKPGKDSKIEVNVASNQVSFMMNETTFISRLIEGNFPNYKQVIPTKKNIGFEVFDKELLASTRRAALCAGEFGSVVKYKLENNTLTVSSNSQNMDFTDELPIEYTQEAFDAAFNPQYIIDVLKNISSEKVSFSFINASQPVLIEPVGDATFKYVIMPVRA; encoded by the coding sequence ATGAAAATAAATATTACTAAAGACACGCTCTTGGAAGGAATTCAAATTGTTTCTGCGGGTGTTTCGTCTCGCACCACGCTTCCGATTTTGCACAACTTTTTAATGGAAGCGCAGGGCGGAAAATTAAAACTCGTCCGCACCGATATGGAAATGGCTACCATCCACTACGTAAACGCTGAAGTGGAAGAAGAAGGCAGCATTACCGTGCCGATTAAAGAATTTTCCGATATTATTAAAAACCTTCCGGATGATAAAGAAATTAATCTCTACAGCGATGAAAACAATAAATTTCATATCAAATCCGGCAAAAGCAAATTTTGGGTCATCGGTACGCCGAAATCCGAATACCCGGCCATCCCGGAAGTGGAACGCGCCAACAGCGTTTCTTTAGATCCGCTCTTGCTGCAGCAAATGATTGAAAAAACGGCTTTTTCCGCTTCCACGCAGGAAACCCGCTATATTTTAAACGGCTTGTTGTGGAACAATACCGCCGAAAAATTTGAAATTGTAGCGACGGACGGCGGCCGCCTGGCGGTAGCCTCGCACGAGGCGTTGCCCGGCAGCCAGGAATTTAAAATTATTATTCCTACCAAAGTCTTAACGGAACTTTGCCGCTATATTACCATTGCCAAACCCGGCAAAGACAGCAAAATTGAAGTAAACGTGGCGTCCAACCAGGTCAGCTTTATGATGAACGAAACGACGTTTATTTCACGCTTGATTGAAGGAAATTTTCCGAATTATAAACAAGTCATCCCCACTAAGAAGAACATTGGGTTTGAAGTGTTTGACAAAGAATTACTGGCTTCCACCCGCCGGGCTGCGTTGTGCGCGGGCGAATTTGGAAGCGTGGTGAAATATAAGCTTGAAAATAATACGCTGACGGTTTCTTCCAATTCCCAAAATATGGATTTTACCGATGAACTGCCGATTGAATACACGCAGGAAGCGTTTGATGCGGCCTTTAACCCGCAGTATATTATTGACGTATTAAAAAACATTTCGTCGGAAAAAGTTTCTTTCTCGTTTATTAATGCGTCCCAGCCGGTGCTGATTGAGCCGGTGGGCGATGCGACGTTTAAATACGTCATTATGCCGGTGAGAGCGTAA
- a CDS encoding DciA family protein, whose amino-acid sequence MKFGQNPKKQWRSSQELDSRFNPLHSRLNQLMILNHVWNRLVGNKSQFWVLKAVKEDTLYVKVKQAVARNELVGYRNQLIAELNKHFETPWIHKIEIQ is encoded by the coding sequence ATGAAATTCGGCCAAAACCCCAAAAAACAATGGCGCTCCAGCCAGGAATTAGACTCGCGTTTTAACCCGTTGCACAGCCGGTTAAACCAGCTGATGATTTTAAACCACGTCTGGAACCGGCTGGTGGGAAACAAAAGCCAATTTTGGGTGTTAAAGGCCGTTAAAGAAGATACGCTGTACGTGAAAGTAAAGCAAGCCGTAGCGCGCAACGAATTGGTGGGATACAGAAACCAATTAATTGCCGAGCTGAACAAACATTTTGAAACACCGTGGATTCATAAAATAGAAATCCAATAA
- the gyrB gene encoding DNA topoisomerase (ATP-hydrolyzing) subunit B — MTEEQKEKDYDSSKITVLEGLEAVRKRPAMYIGSTGLPGLHHLVYEVVDNSVDEILAGGATTITVTIKDDMTCSIQDDGRGIPVDLMKNAKDAKLRNKSALEVVMTVLHAGGKFDSGAYKVSGGLHGVGVSCVNALSETMEVEVRRNGHVYFQRYHRGKPEEAVKIIGDTQEHGTKVTFHADKEIFGELAFSTETIGNRLRELAFLNAGVKIIYTDERKEDNQTVTFHFEGGIAQFVKYLNTNKTVINPEPIYLTKEVGDNYISFAIQYNESYSENVFSFVNNIHTVEGGTHLSGFRSSLTRIINEYIKNNNISKHKDVSVTGDDIKEGLTAVLSVKIPHPQFEGQTKTKLGNSEVEGIVRSVVSDTLATFFEENPKTARAICEKCVGAAVAREAARKARDLTRRKGALEGGGLPGKLADCQERDSSKCELFLVEGDSAGGSAKQGRDRVFQAILPLRGKILNVEKAPLVKILSSDTVRDLIAAVGTGVGEGEGGFDISKLRYHKIILMADADVDGQHISTLLLTFFYRQLKPLIEGGHIYLAQPPLYKVKKGKVEQYLQTEEQMQQWLMKEGLATVTVTDMKKNEALSAEQLRDLLKVLRDVEDILAKLEVKNITLSDFMAFLSEGKVPVYRIPLKSGGFRYFYAEQEYRDYENQYMQEKREELAADGVDVDAVSNDSLIPEHQSLFEFGKLLADEKKMETFGFTFAQYPVIESEKDRVNPLFKVNNGKTDALVYSLAELLHAVKEAASAGATIQRYKGLGEMNPEQLWETTMDPAKRKLIQVKINDAADTEQAFTMLMGDRVEPRRDFIQSHALEVKNLDI, encoded by the coding sequence ATGACAGAAGAACAGAAAGAGAAGGATTACGATTCTTCCAAAATTACCGTTTTAGAAGGTTTGGAAGCGGTACGTAAACGTCCGGCCATGTATATTGGCTCTACGGGGCTGCCCGGTCTGCACCATTTGGTGTATGAAGTGGTGGACAACTCGGTAGACGAAATTTTGGCGGGCGGAGCGACCACCATTACCGTTACCATTAAAGACGATATGACCTGCTCCATCCAAGACGATGGGCGCGGTATCCCCGTAGATTTAATGAAAAACGCCAAAGACGCCAAACTGCGCAACAAATCCGCCTTGGAAGTCGTGATGACGGTGCTGCACGCCGGCGGCAAGTTTGACAGCGGCGCTTATAAAGTGTCCGGCGGTCTGCACGGGGTGGGTGTTTCGTGCGTAAACGCCTTGTCTGAAACCATGGAAGTGGAAGTGCGCCGCAACGGGCATGTATATTTTCAGCGCTATCACCGCGGCAAGCCGGAAGAAGCCGTTAAAATCATCGGCGATACGCAGGAACACGGTACTAAAGTTACGTTCCACGCCGATAAAGAAATTTTCGGCGAGCTCGCCTTTTCCACCGAAACCATCGGCAACCGCCTGCGCGAACTGGCGTTTTTAAACGCGGGCGTCAAAATTATCTATACCGACGAACGCAAAGAAGACAATCAAACCGTTACCTTCCATTTTGAAGGCGGCATTGCCCAGTTTGTCAAATACTTAAATACCAACAAAACCGTTATTAACCCCGAACCTATTTACTTAACCAAAGAAGTGGGGGATAATTATATTTCGTTTGCCATTCAGTACAACGAAAGCTATTCCGAAAACGTGTTTTCGTTCGTAAACAACATTCACACCGTGGAAGGCGGTACGCATTTAAGCGGTTTTCGCAGCTCGCTGACGCGTATTATTAACGAATATATTAAAAACAATAACATCTCCAAACACAAAGACGTATCCGTGACGGGGGATGATATTAAAGAAGGCTTAACGGCCGTCTTATCGGTTAAAATTCCGCATCCGCAGTTTGAAGGGCAGACCAAAACCAAACTCGGCAACTCGGAAGTGGAAGGTATTGTCCGCTCCGTAGTCAGCGATACGTTGGCCACTTTCTTTGAAGAAAACCCCAAAACGGCCCGCGCCATTTGCGAAAAATGCGTAGGCGCCGCCGTGGCGCGTGAAGCGGCGCGCAAAGCGCGCGATTTAACCCGCCGCAAAGGCGCGCTGGAAGGCGGTGGACTGCCCGGCAAACTGGCCGACTGCCAGGAACGCGACTCTTCCAAATGCGAGTTGTTCCTCGTGGAAGGGGACTCCGCCGGCGGTTCTGCCAAACAAGGGCGCGACCGCGTATTTCAGGCCATTTTGCCTCTTCGCGGTAAAATTTTAAACGTGGAAAAAGCGCCGCTCGTGAAAATTTTGTCCAGCGATACCGTGCGCGACTTAATCGCCGCCGTGGGTACGGGCGTAGGCGAAGGGGAAGGCGGATTTGATATCTCCAAACTGCGCTACCACAAAATTATTTTAATGGCTGATGCCGATGTGGACGGACAGCACATTTCCACCCTGCTTTTAACGTTCTTCTACCGCCAGTTAAAGCCGCTTATTGAAGGCGGGCACATTTATTTGGCGCAGCCGCCTTTGTACAAAGTCAAAAAAGGAAAAGTGGAGCAATACTTGCAGACGGAAGAACAAATGCAGCAGTGGCTGATGAAAGAAGGCTTGGCTACGGTCACCGTAACCGATATGAAAAAGAACGAAGCCTTAAGCGCCGAACAGCTGCGCGACCTCTTGAAAGTACTGCGCGACGTGGAAGATATTTTAGCCAAACTGGAAGTGAAAAACATCACGCTTTCGGACTTTATGGCTTTCCTTTCGGAAGGCAAAGTGCCGGTGTACCGCATTCCGCTTAAAAGCGGCGGCTTCCGCTATTTCTACGCCGAACAGGAATACCGCGATTACGAAAACCAGTATATGCAGGAAAAACGCGAAGAATTGGCGGCCGACGGCGTGGATGTGGATGCCGTCAGCAACGACAGCCTGATTCCCGAACACCAAAGCCTGTTTGAATTCGGCAAACTGTTGGCGGACGAAAAGAAAATGGAAACGTTCGGCTTTACGTTTGCGCAGTACCCCGTGATTGAAAGCGAAAAAGACCGCGTCAACCCGCTCTTTAAAGTCAACAACGGCAAAACCGACGCGCTGGTCTACAGCTTGGCGGAACTGTTGCACGCGGTGAAGGAAGCCGCTTCCGCCGGCGCCACCATTCAGCGCTACAAAGGGTTAGGGGAAATGAACCCCGAACAATTGTGGGAAACCACCATGGACCCCGCCAAACGCAAATTAATCCAGGTAAAAATCAACGACGCCGCCGATACGGAGCAGGCTTTTACCATGCTCATGGGCGACCGCGTGGAACCGCGCCGCGATTTTATCCAATCGCACGCGCTGGAAGTAAAGAACTTGGACATTTAA
- the gyrA gene encoding DNA gyrase subunit A, protein MSEETNNQPQAQNANVDLFGNIQQRDIAGEMRSYYIDYAMSVIVGRALPDVRDGLKPVHRRVLYSMNEMGLKYNKPYKKSARVVGDVLGKYHPHGDTAVYDTLVRMVQDFSLRKPLIDGQGNFGSIDGDSAAAMRYTECRLQRISEEMLGDLDKDTVKMIPNYDGSLMEPSVLPAKLPALLVNGSSGIAVGMATNIPTHNLGEVCDGIIAYIKNPDISTKEMMKIIKGPDFPTGAIIRGTKGIYEYFETGHGSVKVQASTEIEQRKNGREAIIVTAIPYQVNKTALIESIVGLVRDKKVTDISDIRDESDRRGMRLVIEVKRDGNAQVVLNHLFKHTQLQTSFPVNMLAIVDGRPRVLSLKEVMKAYVKHRQEIVTNRTKFDLNKAQKREHVLNGLLVAIANMDEVVAIIRKAKDPTEAKFTLMSRFTLSEVQAQAILDMRLHQLTQLSALAIENERKDLLKLIADLQDILGNPQKVLDIIVEELQELKKDYGDPRRTEIGSDVTDFSMEDLIEKEDVVITISNDGYAKRIPLSTYKSQNRGGKGIIGSRTKEEDFIEHLFITSSHATILMFTNRGRVFALRAFEIPEGNRLSKGKAIVNLLQLTGEEKVTSAVAIEEFNPKHCDNTYLTMCTRFGSIKRVELSEFANIRRTGIIAIGLEEGDVLVGVQTTHGKSDIIVATKNGKSIRFDENQVRSMGRPAKGVRAINLAQGDVVVGMEQAPADEPQPDVLSVCENGFGKRTEFSEYKRQNRGGMGVITIKTSARNGSVVGIKLVDESKDLMIVTEKGMTIRVRCADIRSVSRNAQGVTLAKLEPGDKIARIAPVVKDDEEHEPEEASK, encoded by the coding sequence ATGAGTGAAGAAACCAACAACCAGCCCCAAGCCCAAAACGCCAATGTGGACTTGTTTGGCAACATCCAACAGCGCGACATCGCGGGCGAAATGCGCTCGTATTACATTGATTACGCGATGAGCGTCATCGTCGGGCGCGCCTTGCCCGATGTGCGCGACGGCCTCAAACCCGTACACCGCCGCGTGTTGTATTCCATGAACGAAATGGGGTTGAAATACAATAAACCCTACAAAAAATCCGCCCGTGTGGTGGGCGACGTGTTGGGTAAATACCACCCGCACGGCGATACCGCCGTATACGATACGCTGGTGCGTATGGTGCAGGATTTTTCGCTGCGTAAGCCGCTTATTGACGGACAGGGCAACTTCGGCTCCATTGACGGCGACTCCGCCGCCGCCATGCGTTACACCGAATGCCGCCTGCAGCGCATCTCCGAAGAAATGCTGGGCGATTTGGACAAAGACACCGTCAAAATGATCCCCAACTACGACGGTTCGCTGATGGAGCCGTCCGTGCTGCCGGCCAAACTGCCGGCGCTGTTGGTCAACGGGTCTTCCGGTATCGCCGTCGGTATGGCCACCAACATTCCCACCCATAACCTGGGTGAAGTGTGCGACGGAATTATCGCCTACATCAAAAACCCGGATATTTCCACCAAAGAGATGATGAAAATCATCAAAGGGCCCGATTTCCCGACGGGGGCCATCATCCGCGGCACCAAAGGCATTTACGAGTATTTTGAAACGGGCCACGGCAGCGTCAAAGTGCAGGCCTCTACGGAAATTGAACAGCGCAAGAACGGGCGGGAAGCCATTATCGTAACGGCCATTCCGTACCAGGTCAACAAAACGGCGCTGATTGAAAGCATTGTCGGCTTGGTAAGAGACAAAAAGGTAACCGATATTTCCGACATCCGCGACGAGTCGGACAGACGCGGCATGCGGCTGGTGATTGAAGTCAAACGCGACGGCAACGCCCAAGTGGTGCTGAACCACTTGTTCAAACACACCCAGCTGCAAACGTCATTCCCGGTCAACATGCTGGCCATTGTAGACGGCCGCCCGCGGGTGTTATCGCTGAAAGAAGTGATGAAGGCGTACGTCAAACACCGCCAGGAAATTGTTACCAACCGCACCAAATTTGATTTAAACAAAGCCCAAAAGCGCGAACATGTGCTCAACGGGTTGCTGGTGGCCATTGCCAATATGGACGAAGTGGTGGCCATTATCCGCAAAGCCAAAGACCCGACGGAAGCCAAGTTTACCTTAATGTCGCGCTTTACGCTGTCGGAAGTGCAGGCGCAGGCTATTTTGGATATGCGCTTACACCAGCTGACCCAACTGTCCGCCCTGGCGATTGAAAACGAACGCAAAGATTTGCTGAAGTTGATTGCCGATTTGCAGGACATTTTGGGCAACCCGCAGAAAGTTTTGGACATCATTGTAGAAGAACTGCAGGAACTGAAAAAGGATTACGGCGACCCGCGCCGCACGGAAATCGGTTCGGACGTAACGGACTTCTCCATGGAAGATTTGATTGAGAAGGAAGACGTCGTCATTACCATCTCCAACGACGGCTACGCCAAACGCATTCCGCTTTCCACCTACAAGAGCCAAAACCGCGGCGGCAAAGGCATCATCGGCAGCCGCACGAAGGAAGAAGATTTTATTGAGCATCTCTTCATTACTTCGTCGCACGCGACGATTTTGATGTTCACCAACCGCGGCCGCGTGTTTGCGCTGCGCGCGTTTGAAATTCCCGAAGGCAACCGTCTGTCCAAAGGCAAAGCCATCGTGAACTTGCTGCAATTAACGGGCGAAGAAAAGGTAACCTCGGCGGTGGCGATTGAGGAATTCAACCCCAAACACTGCGATAATACGTACCTGACCATGTGCACCCGCTTCGGCAGCATCAAACGCGTGGAACTGAGCGAATTTGCCAACATCCGCCGCACGGGCATTATTGCCATCGGCTTGGAAGAAGGCGACGTGCTCGTCGGCGTGCAAACCACGCACGGCAAGTCGGACATTATCGTAGCCACCAAGAACGGCAAATCCATCCGCTTTGACGAAAACCAGGTGCGCAGCATGGGCCGCCCGGCCAAGGGCGTGCGTGCCATCAACCTGGCGCAAGGCGACGTGGTGGTGGGGATGGAACAGGCCCCGGCCGATGAACCGCAGCCCGATGTGCTGTCCGTCTGCGAAAACGGCTTTGGCAAACGCACCGAATTCAGCGAATACAAACGCCAAAACCGCGGCGGCATGGGCGTCATTACCATCAAAACCAGCGCCCGCAACGGCTCGGTCGTAGGCATTAAGCTAGTGGACGAAAGCAAAGACCTGATGATCGTAACCGAAAAAGGCATGACCATCCGCGTGCGCTGTGCAGACATTCGCTCCGTCAGCCGCAACGCCCAAGGCGTCACGCTGGCCAAGCTCGAACCCGGCGACAAGATCGCCCGCATTGCGCCCGTCGTCAAAGATGACGAGGAGCACGAACCGGAAGAAGCTTCCAAATAG
- a CDS encoding alpha-amylase family glycosyl hydrolase → MRTNPHILEINTRSWLKRLEARYGHPLTLDQVPDEYWQRAKDLGFDAIWFMGVWKLSPAAEQIARSNPDIQAQIRAIKPDFKPEDITASPYAVYEYTVDEALGGDAALAALRGKLNALGINLLLDFVGNHTAIDSPTVTSDPDLYINTGTQEPHAHKDWFFKNANGVYIAHGRDPYFAPWTDTAQLNYFNPKTREFMLKNLLHVADLCDGVRCDMAMLSLNKVQRDTWWEFIGGNLPKEEFWHQALTAVHDKHPEFIFIAEVYWGLEWDIQELGFDYTYDKVLYDRLRFSNAENIKGHLGAEHLFQMRSIRFTANHDEEESLKAFGKEKSLAASTIIATLPGARMFHLFQLLGRPERMPIQYIKDDFQANMEVAQYYEKLLHIASDPAFHGGQWTLRDVASIAMGDDSNRNILAWQWKQRNTGKLIVINYSSAPANGRLSLKGVYGPDSQITEELTGEKITVTPQTLSQGYELHLKPYESKIFTYAV, encoded by the coding sequence ATGAGAACCAATCCGCACATTTTAGAAATTAATACGCGCTCCTGGCTCAAACGCCTGGAAGCGCGCTATGGGCATCCCCTTACTTTGGACCAAGTGCCGGATGAGTATTGGCAGCGGGCCAAAGATTTAGGGTTTGACGCGATTTGGTTTATGGGGGTATGGAAATTGAGCCCGGCCGCCGAGCAGATTGCACGCTCCAACCCGGACATACAGGCCCAAATCCGCGCCATTAAACCGGATTTTAAGCCGGAAGACATCACGGCCTCGCCGTATGCCGTGTACGAATACACCGTAGATGAAGCGTTGGGGGGCGACGCGGCGTTGGCCGCCCTGCGCGGCAAATTAAACGCGCTGGGAATTAATTTACTGTTGGATTTCGTGGGCAACCATACCGCCATCGACAGCCCGACGGTAACGTCCGACCCGGATTTGTACATCAACACCGGCACGCAGGAACCGCATGCGCACAAGGATTGGTTTTTCAAAAACGCAAACGGCGTTTATATTGCGCATGGGAGAGACCCGTATTTCGCCCCGTGGACGGATACGGCGCAGCTTAACTATTTCAACCCCAAAACCCGCGAATTTATGCTTAAAAATCTGTTGCACGTGGCGGATTTGTGCGACGGGGTACGCTGCGATATGGCGATGCTCTCGCTCAACAAAGTCCAGCGCGACACGTGGTGGGAATTTATTGGCGGCAATTTGCCCAAAGAAGAATTTTGGCACCAGGCGCTGACGGCCGTGCACGACAAACACCCCGAATTTATTTTTATTGCCGAAGTGTATTGGGGATTGGAGTGGGATATTCAGGAACTGGGTTTTGATTATACCTACGATAAAGTACTGTATGACCGGCTCCGCTTTTCCAATGCCGAGAACATCAAAGGCCACCTGGGCGCCGAGCATTTGTTCCAAATGCGCTCCATCCGCTTTACGGCCAACCACGACGAAGAAGAAAGCTTAAAAGCGTTCGGGAAAGAAAAATCCCTCGCCGCCAGCACCATTATTGCCACGCTTCCCGGCGCGCGGATGTTCCATTTATTCCAACTGTTGGGCCGCCCGGAACGGATGCCCATTCAGTACATTAAAGACGATTTCCAAGCCAATATGGAAGTGGCCCAATACTACGAAAAATTGCTGCATATCGCTTCCGACCCGGCGTTTCACGGCGGGCAATGGACGCTGCGGGACGTGGCTTCCATAGCGATGGGTGATGATTCCAACCGCAACATCCTGGCTTGGCAGTGGAAACAGCGCAACACCGGCAAGCTGATTGTGATTAACTACAGCAGTGCACCGGCCAACGGGCGGTTGTCTTTAAAAGGCGTGTACGGCCCGGACAGCCAGATTACGGAAGAGCTGACCGGCGAAAAAATCACCGTTACGCCGCAAACGCTTTCGCAAGGGTATGAGCTGCATTTAAAACCCTATGAAAGCAAAATTTTTACGTACGCCGTATAA
- a CDS encoding AtpZ/AtpI family protein — MALGPFTKQDHLEITTLGMEFAVSEILGAGAGYWLDQRWDTSPWMLLAGAGAGFALGMYQVIRGAGKMSRSKTNLKKVEKEDGRR; from the coding sequence ATGGCGCTGGGGCCATTTACCAAGCAAGACCATTTGGAAATTACGACGTTGGGAATGGAATTTGCCGTGTCCGAGATATTAGGTGCGGGCGCGGGGTATTGGCTGGATCAGCGGTGGGACACTTCGCCGTGGATGTTGCTGGCGGGGGCGGGCGCCGGGTTTGCGCTGGGGATGTATCAAGTTATCCGCGGCGCAGGCAAAATGTCCCGCAGTAAAACAAATTTGAAAAAGGTAGAAAAAGAAGATGGACGTCGCTGA